One region of Ovis canadensis isolate MfBH-ARS-UI-01 breed Bighorn chromosome Y, ARS-UI_OviCan_v2, whole genome shotgun sequence genomic DNA includes:
- the LOC138431344 gene encoding MYND-type zinc finger-containing chromatin reader ZMYND8-like: MLVLSRSSSQTPRAGVTATTVTTCTAAITTTSTTGNPVKKQRPLLPKGDCPGHAAGCVELIREVSNALPKVAHGEDAVSAAAAAEPAAASVFPGDEISEQTGCERETCIEILHYWALGLCTISRRTAVQQKGITQNPSTSTITLVTST, translated from the exons ATGCTGGTCCTCAGCCGCTCATCCTCCCAAACTCCCAGGGCTGGGGTAACGGCCACCACTGTCACCACCTGCACGGCTGCCATCACTACCACCAGCACCACAGGAAACCCAGTGAAAAAGCAGAGGCCACTTTTGCCTAAAGGAGACTGCCCCGGCCATGCAGCAGGTTGTGTGGAACTCATCAGGGAAGTTTCAAATGCCCTCCCAAAAGTGGCACATGGAGAAGATGCAGtgtctgcagcagcagcagcagagccagcagCAGCCTCAGTCTTCCCAGGGGACGAGATATCAGAACAGACAGGCTGTGAAAG GGAAACCTGCATTGAGATTCTTCATTACTGGGCTCTTGGATTGTGCACTATCAGCAGGAGAACTG CTGTCCAGCAGAAAGGGATCACACAGAACCCatccacctccaccatcaccctgGTGACCAGCACCTAG
- the LOC138431490 gene encoding testis-specific Y-encoded protein 3-like encodes MEEVEVVVYEEQEQVSLEEQGQEHPRPRAASDQPALEALVALKLELDPMSKKAQRVEEFRHPTHHCKITLSFQRNRYFQNEMITKEYLINVTGY; translated from the exons atggaggaggtggaggtggtggtgtaCGAGGAGCAGGAGCAGGTGTCCTTGGAGGAACAAGGCCAGGAGCATCCAAGGCCAAGAGCCGCGAGTGACCAGCCTGCACTGGAGGCACTGGTGGCCCTGAAGCTGGAGCTGGATCCCATGAGTAAGAAAGCCCAAAGG GTGGAGGAATTCAGGCATCCCACTCATCATTGCAAGATCACATTGTCCTTTCAGAGGAATAGGTATTTCCAGAATGAAATGATTACTAAGGAATATCTGATTAATGTCACTG GGTACTGA